A stretch of Girardinichthys multiradiatus isolate DD_20200921_A chromosome 20, DD_fGirMul_XY1, whole genome shotgun sequence DNA encodes these proteins:
- the cpne1 gene encoding copine-1 isoform X2, with the protein MADCVSKIELTVSCSNLLDKDVGSKSDPLCVLLQKLGEDKWTELGRTERLKNTSSPSFSQRLRVDYHFETVQNLKFGIYDIDNSTSDLADDDYLGGVELTLGQIVSSKTVTRPLQLKKDKPAGKGTITVDAEEIKDNRAIVLEVEAKKLDKKDTFGKSDPFLEIFKQGDDGKWQLVHRTEVVKNNLNPSWKTFTVPLQTFCSCDLEKPLKVDCSDHDGDGSHDLIGSFTTKASELLKATGGSPVEFDCIHPEKKKKKSYKNSGVVSVKSCKLLTQYTFLDYVMGGCQINFTVGIDFTGSNGDPRSPNSLHYMSPGGLNQYLSALWSVGQVVQDYDTDKLFPAFGFGAKLPPDFQAANHEFALNFNPSNPFCQGIQGIVEAYRTTLPQIKLSGPTNFSPIINHVASIASGAAQAPTTLQYFVLLILTDGEITDLDQTRDAIVRASRLPLSIIIVGVGPADFKAMELLDGDNGVLRSTVGEAISRDIVQFVPFRNFKDAPMAALAQSVLAEVPNQLVSYFKMRGLEPQKQQAAPKS; encoded by the exons ATGGCAGACTGTGTCTCTAAAATTGAGCTGACAGTTTCCTGCTCTAACCTGCTGGATAAAGATGTTGGATCAAAGTCCGACCCTCTTTGTGTACTGCTCCAAAAATTGGGAGAGGACAAATGGACAGAG CTGGGTCGCACTGAACGCCTGAAGAACACCTCCAGTCCATCCTTCAGTCAGCGCCTCAGGGTGGATTATCACTTTGAGACGGTTCAGAACCTGAAATTTGGCATCTACGACATTGATAACTCCACCTCTGATCTCGCCGATGATGATTACCTTGGAGGGGTGGAGCTGACACTGGGACAG ataGTTTCCAGCAAAACTGTGACCAGACCTCTGCAGCTGAAGAAAGACAAGCCAGCTGGGAAAGGAACCATCACA GTCGATGCAGAGGAGATAAAAGACAACAGAGCCATTGTGTTGGAGGTGGAAGCTAAAAAACTTGATAAAAAG GATACATTTGGGAAGTCTGATCCATTCTTGGAGATTTTTAAACAAGGAGATGATGGGAAATGGCAGCTGGTTCACCGAACAgag GTGGTGAAGAACAATTTGAACCCCAGCTGGAAGACGTTCACCGTTCCACTGCAGACCTTCTGCTCCTGTGACCTCGAAAAGCCTTTGAAG GTGGATTGTTCAGACCACGATGGTGACGGCTCTCATGATCTGATTGGTTCTTTCACAACAAAAGCTTCAGAGTTGCTGAAAGCTACTGGTGGCTCACCA GTGGAATTTGACTGCATACACccagagaaaaagaagaagaaaagctaCAAGAATTCTGGGGTTGTGTCAGTGAAGAGCTGTAAG cttttgactcaGTACACCTTCCTGGACTATGTGATGGGCGGCTGCCAGATCAACTTCACT GTTGGCATCGACTTCACCGGTTCAAATGGTGATCCCCGCTCGCCCAACTCTCTCCACTACATGAGTCCAGGTGGGCTGAACCAGTACCTGTCTGCTCTGTGGTCTGTGGGTCAGGTGGTCCAGGATTACGACAC GGATAAACTCTTTCCAGCGTTTGGATTTGGAGCCAAACTGCCTCCAGACTTTCAG GCGGCCAATCATGAGTTCGCCCTCAACTTCAACCCCAGTAACCCCTTTTGTCAAG GAATTCAGGGGATTGTGGAGGCTTACCGGACAACTTTGCCTCAAATCAAACTTTCTGGACCCACAAACTTCTCTCCCATCATCAACCACGTTGCTTCTATCGCCTCCGGTGCCGCTCAGGCTCCCACCACCTTG CAATACTTTGTTCTCCTGATCCTCACTGATGGCGAGATCACTGACTTGGACCAGACCAGGGATGCCATAGTCCGGGCATCCCGGTTGCCCTTGTCGATTATTATTGTGGGAGTGGGGCCAGCCGATTTTAAGGCCATGGAGCTTCTGGATGGAGACAATGGCGTTCTCAGGTCCACTGTGGGAGAGGCCATATCCAGAGACATCGTTCAGTTTGTCCCATTTAGAAATTTTAAAGAT GCTCCCATGGCAGCGCTGGCTCAGTCTGTCCTCGCTGAGGTCCCCAACCAGCTggtttcttacttcaaaatgaGAGGCCTCGAACCACAGAAACAACAAGCTGCTCCCAAATCCTAA